The following proteins are co-located in the Candidatus Zymogenaceae bacterium genome:
- a CDS encoding M28 family peptidase, whose product MALRTIIDDIIRDIGYRTSGSEGEAAAAGHIARELERHGARVSIQELPCRLNYIPGFANLMIGSFLAVIVIYPFAPAVSAVLTVVILASFLLSRKIGNQVIDWMFKKGTTQNVIGVVPAGGEKKHTLIFSGHHDSPDMMPILSPPYKAYAHIIETVTVAGFALMIPAGILRALFGDVFSWFPLHVGWYDVVYPLCVLGFAVGVFYRSMVVTGRKNLGANDNLSAVAVVAGIADYLAAHPTRHTEVMLITFGSEESGFYGSHYFAAHNRDLIKDAVNINIETVGAGELAVIDRERNSGTSYTPEVVDMIRHAGERAGIALESVTINFGGTDSYAMIKDGGNSACLFGMDEYRLFPNWHSPLDVPENVSEEKLEKALSVCIEAIKIAEEEGLPIPTA is encoded by the coding sequence ATGGCGCTTCGAACGATCATTGACGACATTATCCGGGATATCGGCTACCGCACCTCGGGAAGCGAGGGGGAGGCCGCCGCGGCGGGGCACATCGCCCGGGAATTGGAACGCCACGGGGCCCGTGTCTCCATCCAGGAGCTTCCCTGCCGCCTGAACTACATTCCCGGATTCGCAAACCTCATGATTGGCTCATTCCTGGCGGTGATTGTAATATATCCCTTCGCGCCGGCGGTCAGTGCAGTCCTCACCGTCGTGATACTGGCGTCGTTCCTCCTTTCCAGAAAGATCGGAAATCAGGTCATCGACTGGATGTTCAAGAAGGGGACGACCCAGAACGTCATCGGCGTCGTCCCGGCCGGGGGCGAAAAGAAGCACACACTCATCTTTTCCGGACACCACGACTCACCGGACATGATGCCCATCCTCTCACCGCCGTACAAGGCGTACGCCCACATCATCGAGACCGTCACCGTGGCGGGGTTCGCCCTGATGATCCCTGCGGGAATACTGCGGGCACTCTTCGGAGACGTATTCTCATGGTTTCCCCTGCACGTCGGCTGGTATGACGTCGTCTATCCGCTCTGTGTTTTGGGTTTCGCGGTCGGGGTCTTTTACCGATCGATGGTGGTCACCGGCCGGAAAAACCTGGGCGCCAACGACAACCTCTCCGCTGTGGCGGTGGTGGCGGGTATCGCCGATTACCTGGCCGCACACCCGACACGGCACACCGAGGTGATGCTCATCACCTTCGGCAGCGAGGAATCCGGATTCTATGGCTCCCATTATTTCGCCGCCCACAACCGTGACCTCATCAAGGATGCCGTCAACATCAACATAGAGACGGTGGGTGCGGGGGAGCTTGCAGTCATCGACAGGGAGCGAAACAGCGGCACCTCCTACACCCCCGAGGTGGTCGATATGATCCGCCACGCCGGGGAGAGGGCGGGGATAGCCCTCGAGTCCGTGACCATTAATTTCGGCGGCACCGACTCCTACGCAATGATAAAAGACGGGGGGAACTCCGCGTGCCTCTTCGGCATGGACGAATACCGCCTCTTCCCAAACTGGCACTCCCCGCTGGACGTCCCGGAGAACGTGTCCGAGGAGAAGCTTGAGAAGGCGCTGTCGGTCTGCATCGAGGCGATCAAGATCGCCGAGGAGGAGGGACTGCCGATACCCACGGCGTAA
- a CDS encoding alcohol dehydrogenase catalytic domain-containing protein, producing the protein MKALMLDGIRKASLSDVPVADVGPRDVRIKVKSCGMCGTDHSVYAGNLVLPGEFPFYTGHELSGTVEEVGPKVDDIHVGDVVTTNPVRYCGDCFRCRTGQQHYCERLAELWKPNGGMSEYVVADRQQVFVLPEGIGFDAAAFAEPVSVCLHCIDMAEIKPGMSVAITGAGPIGLILLQLAIRAGAAFVLISEPDKKKRAIAEKLGADVTVDPTKEDLVARAFEETNNRAFDVVIEASGNAEAAVQAVAITGMKSTLFWFSVYPMDLLIPVSPFIMYTKELTIKGVFFSPYTFPRTINLLPKLELESLISHHIPLDESPGIFDLYESGEAIKIMVHP; encoded by the coding sequence ATGAAAGCGTTGATGCTTGATGGTATACGAAAAGCCTCGCTCTCCGACGTTCCGGTGGCCGACGTGGGTCCCCGGGATGTCAGGATTAAAGTGAAAAGCTGCGGAATGTGCGGCACCGATCATTCTGTCTATGCCGGAAACCTCGTCCTCCCCGGAGAATTTCCTTTCTATACGGGCCACGAGCTATCCGGCACCGTGGAGGAGGTCGGCCCCAAGGTGGATGATATACATGTGGGGGATGTGGTTACCACAAATCCGGTGAGGTACTGCGGAGACTGCTTCCGCTGTCGTACCGGCCAACAGCACTACTGCGAGCGGCTTGCCGAGTTGTGGAAGCCCAACGGGGGCATGTCCGAGTATGTGGTGGCGGATCGCCAGCAGGTTTTCGTCCTGCCCGAGGGTATCGGTTTCGACGCGGCGGCATTCGCCGAACCGGTGAGCGTATGCCTCCACTGTATCGACATGGCAGAGATCAAGCCGGGCATGAGCGTTGCCATAACCGGCGCGGGGCCCATCGGCCTGATTCTCCTGCAGCTTGCCATCCGGGCCGGGGCCGCCTTTGTGCTCATATCCGAGCCGGATAAGAAAAAACGGGCCATCGCCGAGAAGCTGGGGGCGGACGTGACGGTTGATCCTACAAAAGAGGATCTGGTGGCCAGGGCGTTTGAGGAGACAAACAATCGGGCATTCGATGTGGTGATAGAGGCGTCGGGCAATGCCGAAGCCGCGGTCCAGGCTGTGGCGATTACCGGCATGAAATCGACCCTCTTCTGGTTTTCGGTCTATCCCATGGATCTTCTCATTCCGGTCAGCCCCTTTATCATGTACACCAAGGAGCTGACCATCAAAGGTGTCTTCTTTTCACCCTATACCTTCCCCCGGACCATCAACCTCTTGCCGAAGCTGGAGCTGGAATCGCTGATCTCGCACCATATACCCCTAGACGAATCCCCGGGTATATTCGACCTGTACGAGTCCGGTGAAGCGATTAAGATCATGGTGCATCCGTAA
- a CDS encoding zinc-binding dehydrogenase: MKSIYFDVNVPKILLTKSLTGIFPFIYYSPLSPVSFGDIPRRDLPGPRWVRVKSRHTGICGADISMFFVAASPSISLAALPGVPRAFMGHEVVGEIIEMGPGVSSLSVGDRIVLQRYLPCCSMKEIEPPCVHCAAGNYTLCENFSEGSLPENLGAGFTEQFIAHESQLVKVPDALTDDQAVLIEPVAVSLHAALARPPKAQEKVLVIGAGTIGLNVSQAARALEPDAIIYLLERIDFKRELGKKLGADHILTGDPYDAAADVTGAKLYRGPLGNNVIMGGFDLIYDCVGYSKTIHDSLRWLKAGGDYVMIGNQLSPVAFDQTPIWQQELTLRGINAHGMEHIGGRTVSSFDLAMEYITDGSINLDGFITHRFPLSDYRKAFKLVKSKSERVIKAVLDISP; encoded by the coding sequence ATGAAATCCATCTACTTCGACGTCAATGTTCCGAAAATCCTTTTGACCAAATCACTTACCGGCATCTTCCCGTTTATCTACTATTCCCCTCTGTCGCCGGTGTCCTTCGGTGACATCCCCCGGCGGGACCTGCCGGGACCCAGGTGGGTGCGGGTCAAAAGCAGACACACCGGCATCTGCGGGGCGGATATCTCCATGTTCTTCGTGGCGGCAAGCCCCAGCATATCCCTGGCCGCCCTCCCCGGCGTTCCCCGGGCCTTCATGGGACACGAGGTGGTGGGAGAAATCATCGAGATGGGGCCGGGAGTCTCGTCCCTCTCCGTCGGAGACCGGATTGTCCTCCAGCGCTATCTCCCCTGCTGCTCCATGAAGGAAATCGAGCCGCCGTGTGTCCACTGCGCCGCGGGTAATTACACCCTGTGCGAGAACTTCTCCGAGGGGAGCCTTCCCGAAAACCTGGGCGCCGGCTTCACCGAACAGTTTATCGCCCACGAAAGCCAGCTTGTGAAAGTGCCCGACGCCCTGACCGACGACCAGGCGGTTCTCATCGAGCCCGTCGCCGTGTCCCTGCATGCGGCGCTCGCACGTCCGCCGAAGGCACAAGAAAAGGTACTGGTCATCGGCGCGGGCACCATCGGCCTCAACGTCAGCCAGGCGGCCAGAGCCCTCGAGCCGGACGCCATCATCTACCTGCTGGAAAGAATCGATTTCAAGCGGGAACTGGGGAAAAAGCTGGGGGCGGACCACATACTCACCGGCGATCCCTATGACGCCGCGGCGGACGTTACCGGTGCCAAGCTCTACCGGGGGCCCCTGGGAAACAATGTCATCATGGGCGGATTCGATCTGATATACGACTGCGTCGGCTACTCAAAAACCATCCACGACTCCCTCCGGTGGCTCAAGGCCGGGGGCGATTACGTGATGATCGGAAACCAGCTCAGCCCCGTCGCCTTTGATCAAACCCCCATCTGGCAACAGGAACTCACGCTCAGGGGGATCAACGCCCACGGCATGGAGCACATTGGAGGGAGAACCGTAAGCTCGTTCGACCTGGCGATGGAATATATCACCGATGGATCCATCAACCTCGACGGCTTCATCACGCATCGATTCCCGCTGTCCGATTACCGAAAGGCCTTCAAACTCGTGAAATCTAAATCCGAACGCGTCATCAAGGCGGTTTTGGACATATCACCATAA
- a CDS encoding sulfatase, producing the protein MTRDKESSFFKRPMTRRQALKVMGAASAAGLMGAGMPDLLKAQPSGKRPNIIFILSDDHRWDHLSILGHPFIETPNLDRLAAEGILFENAFVTTSLCSPSRASFITGTYAHTHGVKNNITPWSNDNITFMELLKKVGYDTAFIGKWHMPGDLPDLRGVDEFTTFTVQGGQGKYFNCPLIVNGVEEPSKKPYITEELTDRAIEYLKKGRENPFCLMLAHKAVHHQFLPPPELADHYHDVEVNYPDEMNPLVLFKAQNHLFGVFGSVDMHYKNYCETIYALDQQIGRVLDTLDEMGVADDTVVVYAGDNGYFWGEHNQIDKRWAYEESMRIPFIVRYPRGMTDVGRNVSSMVLNVDLAPTILDLAGIDVPSYMEGKSFRPYFTNPYSLGREAWLYEYYKDYPYRYPPHYAVRTDTHKYIVYDGRKKSEIFDLVGDPKEMNNLYGTPEGESLLPFLEARLNGFLKQYDLV; encoded by the coding sequence ATGACACGGGATAAAGAGTCTTCATTCTTTAAAAGGCCGATGACCCGGCGCCAGGCCCTCAAGGTAATGGGAGCGGCTTCGGCGGCGGGATTGATGGGGGCCGGCATGCCCGACCTCCTAAAGGCACAACCAAGCGGGAAACGGCCGAACATTATATTCATCCTCAGCGACGATCATCGCTGGGATCACCTGAGCATCCTGGGCCATCCATTCATCGAGACGCCGAACCTGGACCGTCTCGCCGCCGAGGGGATCCTGTTCGAAAACGCCTTCGTGACGACGTCGCTCTGCAGCCCCTCCCGGGCCAGCTTCATTACCGGCACCTACGCCCACACCCACGGGGTCAAGAACAACATCACCCCCTGGAGCAACGACAACATCACCTTCATGGAGCTGTTGAAAAAAGTCGGTTACGACACCGCCTTTATCGGCAAATGGCACATGCCCGGCGATCTGCCGGACCTCCGGGGAGTGGATGAATTTACCACCTTCACCGTCCAGGGCGGACAGGGGAAATACTTCAACTGTCCCCTCATCGTCAATGGTGTGGAGGAGCCGTCGAAAAAACCCTATATCACCGAGGAGCTGACGGACCGGGCGATCGAATACCTGAAGAAGGGTCGGGAGAATCCCTTCTGCCTGATGCTCGCCCACAAGGCGGTGCACCACCAGTTCCTGCCGCCCCCGGAACTCGCCGATCACTATCACGATGTGGAGGTGAACTATCCGGATGAGATGAATCCCCTGGTGCTGTTCAAGGCCCAGAATCACCTGTTCGGCGTGTTCGGCTCGGTGGACATGCACTACAAAAACTACTGCGAGACCATCTATGCTCTGGACCAACAGATCGGCAGGGTGCTCGATACCCTGGACGAGATGGGCGTCGCCGATGACACGGTGGTGGTCTACGCCGGGGACAACGGCTATTTCTGGGGCGAGCACAACCAGATCGACAAGCGGTGGGCCTATGAGGAATCGATGCGGATTCCGTTTATCGTCCGTTACCCCCGGGGAATGACGGACGTCGGACGAAACGTCTCGAGCATGGTCCTGAACGTGGACCTTGCGCCGACGATTCTGGATCTGGCGGGAATCGACGTGCCCAGTTACATGGAGGGGAAAAGCTTCAGGCCCTATTTCACCAATCCCTACAGTCTGGGCAGGGAGGCCTGGCTCTATGAATACTACAAGGACTATCCCTATCGATATCCGCCGCACTACGCCGTCAGGACCGATACCCACAAATATATCGTATACGACGGCAGGAAGAAGTCGGAGATATTCGATCTGGTCGGTGACCCGAAGGAGATGAACAATCTCTACGGCACGCCCGAAGGGGAGTCACTGCTCCCCTTCCTGGAGGCGCGGCTCAACGGTTTCCTGAAGCAGTACGATCTGGTCTGA
- a CDS encoding PadR family transcriptional regulator, whose product MTDVQLMILGFLSSGAKTGYRLNQIFGKLMLYYAVGLNQIYPVLKNLEAEGLVEKEVVFQVGKPSKNVYSITPAGQAYLTEKLTGPAVPMDYHLPFLQRVFFFRFLNHDQVLEAFQSEICSIDEQINTLEEMEDTVKEYADTDGEFAYRTALHFLKSLADWYKAEYSKRRQQ is encoded by the coding sequence ATGACGGACGTGCAGTTGATGATCCTGGGATTTTTGTCCTCGGGAGCCAAAACCGGTTACCGGCTCAACCAGATTTTCGGCAAGCTCATGCTGTATTACGCGGTGGGACTGAATCAGATTTATCCTGTGTTGAAAAATCTGGAGGCCGAGGGTTTGGTAGAAAAAGAGGTCGTCTTCCAGGTGGGCAAGCCCAGCAAGAATGTATACAGCATTACCCCGGCCGGTCAAGCCTACCTGACCGAGAAACTCACCGGACCGGCCGTGCCCATGGATTATCATCTGCCGTTTTTACAACGAGTGTTTTTTTTCCGCTTTTTAAACCACGACCAGGTCCTCGAGGCCTTCCAAAGCGAAATTTGCTCGATCGACGAGCAGATCAACACCCTTGAAGAAATGGAAGACACTGTAAAAGAGTACGCCGACACAGACGGCGAGTTTGCGTACCGTACGGCTTTGCATTTTTTGAAATCGTTGGCAGACTGGTACAAGGCCGAATATTCGAAAAGGAGGCAACAGTAG
- a CDS encoding MFS transporter — MNISKQPPPAADKPVTIMEMILYNLAGFSFNLYDTILYAWLPYFYLPPEGSERTALIPLAALGIIMAGGRVLDALTDPLVGYWSDHTNSRWGRRKPFIFISSPILFLAFILVWRPPVADTSIINAVYLAVVLFFYYISYTGMLIPWFAVLPEMSPDNTVRTKIASIGVAIGILGALVGGGLSGPLFESLGELKMALVLGVFGLIAGELTLLGIHQRHEIDHSQETPRFFTVVKQVFADRQVLSFAIMIMMVQLTYQLMLMNVPYLTTEVLGKDEGMASMLMAEVIILIALSMPFWYWLYAKFPKRRVFRGVIVTMIVGFTLCFFIGAFPTSIDLLILAMLVFPVAAIPIGGVFLGSLIIIADLTDYDELKTGKRQEAIYYGIYGIVRKTGWALCSLILTGVFGWLGYSAENPLGIRAIWMVCALSCLIGLLAFIPYKLGDSQEETKHIMGI; from the coding sequence ATGAACATATCGAAACAGCCGCCTCCCGCCGCCGACAAGCCGGTCACAATCATGGAGATGATTCTCTACAACCTGGCGGGCTTCAGCTTCAACCTGTATGACACGATTCTCTACGCATGGCTTCCCTACTTCTACCTGCCGCCGGAGGGCTCGGAGCGCACGGCCCTCATCCCCCTGGCGGCCCTGGGTATCATCATGGCGGGCGGCCGGGTGCTGGACGCGCTGACCGACCCCCTGGTGGGGTACTGGTCCGATCATACCAATTCCCGATGGGGACGCAGGAAGCCCTTCATCTTCATCAGCAGCCCGATTCTGTTTCTGGCGTTCATCCTGGTATGGAGGCCGCCGGTGGCCGATACCAGCATCATCAACGCCGTGTACCTGGCGGTGGTGCTGTTCTTCTATTATATCTCGTACACCGGCATGCTGATCCCCTGGTTCGCCGTACTGCCGGAGATGAGTCCGGACAACACCGTCAGGACGAAAATCGCCTCCATCGGCGTGGCCATCGGCATCCTGGGGGCGCTGGTGGGCGGGGGCCTGTCCGGCCCGCTGTTCGAGTCTTTAGGAGAGCTCAAGATGGCCCTGGTGCTGGGGGTGTTCGGCCTGATCGCGGGCGAATTGACCCTCCTGGGCATCCATCAGCGTCACGAGATTGACCACAGCCAAGAGACGCCCCGGTTCTTCACCGTGGTAAAACAGGTCTTCGCGGACAGGCAGGTGCTCTCATTCGCGATCATGATCATGATGGTGCAGCTGACCTATCAGTTGATGCTGATGAACGTCCCGTATTTGACCACCGAGGTGCTGGGAAAGGATGAGGGCATGGCCTCGATGTTGATGGCGGAGGTAATCATCCTCATCGCCCTGTCAATGCCGTTCTGGTACTGGCTCTATGCGAAATTCCCGAAGCGGCGGGTCTTTCGTGGGGTGATCGTGACCATGATCGTCGGTTTCACCCTCTGTTTTTTCATCGGGGCGTTTCCGACTTCCATCGATCTCTTGATCCTGGCCATGCTGGTCTTTCCGGTGGCGGCCATCCCCATCGGCGGGGTGTTTCTGGGATCGCTCATTATCATCGCGGACCTCACCGATTACGACGAGCTGAAGACCGGCAAGCGCCAGGAGGCCATCTATTACGGCATCTACGGCATCGTCAGGAAGACCGGCTGGGCGCTCTGTTCTTTGATCCTCACCGGCGTTTTCGGCTGGCTGGGATACAGCGCCGAAAATCCCCTGGGGATTCGCGCCATCTGGATGGTCTGCGCTCTCTCATGCCTGATCGGACTGCTGGCGTTCATTCCCTACAAGCTGGGGGATTCCCAGGAGGAGACGAAACACATCATGGGAATCTGA
- a CDS encoding long-chain fatty acid--CoA ligase, whose translation MEDRLWHKAYVPGIPKSIDYEDLTISEFLSRTAKRFPKRCALTFLGKKISYAELDGLANRFANALIKLGVKPGDRVGLLMPNIPQIVISYYGIWRAGAVAVPVNPLYTDREIEHQFNSSGTTAVITLDLLAPRALGMRSKTKIQTVITAHINDYLPFPTKQLYPFVKKGMYFKYEKQPDYYQFLDLMKESSPKSSGDPSKLDELALIPYSGGTTGLAKGVSISHRNISCITQILQTWLYDVKEQPESELAIFPFFHMAGFTAVMNVCIINGWNAILVPRPEPQIVMDMIRKHKPSIVLAVPTIFVGVLALPEFQETDLSFVKGFFSGAAPLPVETIHTLKESTGATIVEGYGMTESTTLITVTPWGGTLKPGSVGVPFPDTDIRIVDLETGEKDLPLGEEGEIIFRGPQLCQGYYNNPEETENSFRDGWFYTGDIGKMDEDGYLYIVDRKKEMIIAGGYNIFPRDIEEVLYEHPKILEACVLGVPHEYRGETVKAFVVLKQGETITEEELDAYCRENLAPYKVPKLYEFREDLPKSAIGKILKKELKESLKAEK comes from the coding sequence ATGGAAGACCGTCTCTGGCACAAGGCTTATGTACCTGGTATTCCGAAATCCATCGACTATGAGGACCTCACCATAAGTGAGTTCCTCTCCCGAACGGCGAAAAGATTTCCAAAGAGATGCGCCCTCACATTTCTCGGTAAGAAGATCTCTTACGCCGAACTGGACGGACTTGCCAATCGTTTTGCAAACGCACTCATAAAACTGGGGGTGAAGCCGGGTGACCGGGTGGGCCTCTTGATGCCGAATATCCCGCAGATAGTGATCTCCTACTACGGCATCTGGCGCGCCGGGGCGGTGGCCGTGCCGGTCAATCCCCTCTATACCGATCGGGAGATAGAACATCAGTTCAACAGCTCCGGCACGACTGCGGTCATCACCCTCGACCTCCTGGCGCCGAGGGCGCTTGGCATGAGATCAAAAACAAAGATACAGACGGTCATCACGGCCCATATCAACGACTATCTCCCCTTTCCCACAAAACAGCTATACCCCTTTGTCAAGAAGGGGATGTATTTCAAATACGAAAAGCAGCCGGACTACTACCAATTTTTGGACCTCATGAAGGAGAGCTCTCCGAAATCCTCCGGCGATCCCTCGAAACTCGATGAACTTGCCCTGATACCCTATTCAGGCGGCACCACGGGATTGGCAAAGGGGGTAAGCATCAGCCACAGGAACATCTCTTGCATCACCCAGATTCTGCAGACGTGGCTCTACGACGTAAAGGAGCAACCCGAATCGGAGCTTGCGATCTTCCCCTTCTTCCACATGGCCGGTTTCACGGCGGTAATGAACGTGTGCATTATAAACGGCTGGAACGCCATCCTCGTGCCCCGTCCCGAGCCCCAGATAGTCATGGATATGATAAGAAAGCACAAGCCCTCGATCGTTTTGGCGGTGCCGACCATCTTCGTTGGAGTTCTGGCCCTGCCCGAGTTTCAAGAGACCGATCTCTCGTTCGTCAAGGGATTTTTCTCCGGCGCGGCGCCGCTCCCCGTGGAAACGATACACACTCTCAAAGAATCCACAGGGGCGACAATAGTGGAGGGATACGGCATGACCGAATCCACAACCCTCATCACCGTCACGCCGTGGGGGGGAACCCTCAAGCCCGGGAGCGTCGGCGTGCCTTTTCCGGATACCGACATAAGAATTGTCGATCTTGAGACCGGGGAAAAGGACTTGCCCTTGGGTGAGGAAGGGGAGATCATATTCCGCGGACCCCAGTTGTGCCAGGGCTATTACAACAACCCGGAAGAGACCGAGAATTCGTTCAGAGACGGGTGGTTCTACACCGGTGATATAGGGAAGATGGACGAGGACGGCTATCTGTATATCGTTGACAGGAAAAAGGAGATGATTATCGCCGGCGGCTATAACATCTTCCCGAGGGACATCGAAGAGGTACTCTATGAGCACCCGAAGATTCTGGAGGCCTGCGTATTGGGCGTGCCCCACGAATATCGCGGGGAGACGGTCAAGGCCTTTGTCGTCCTCAAGCAGGGGGAGACGATAACCGAAGAAGAGCTGGACGCCTACTGCAGAGAGAATCTCGCGCCCTACAAGGTGCCGAAGCTGTATGAATTCAGGGAGGACCTCCCGAAGTCTGCCATAGGAAAGATACTCAAAAAGGAGCTGAAGGAATCCCTGAAAGCGGAAAAGTAA